Proteins found in one Verrucomicrobiota bacterium genomic segment:
- a CDS encoding two pore domain potassium channel family protein, with product MDVAAQITTAFGFGLLGLVAVDIYGTILHARGRSGPVSEALTRTIWRLARAVAFRRSRAGRHRLLNGVGPLLLPGLVTGLVVLLIIGYAFLYLPHMPASFIVSAKAESSREIEAVYFSGITFTTLGYGDIAPRSTAMRLLSLSEALTGFAFISLGVTYLVSLTVALERKRAVALSFYHQARQGADVAGLLVHHFVNGRFVGLESLFASAARDLQGLLESHIEHPLIHYFHPTQVHKSLPRMLFLVLEGCAVTRACLDSQAYEDLCRHPELRTLEETGRHVLSELAVAVGVGRGTAIAEDEPGRESVPTTEEPARWRHRYEDTLRRLKGAGVRLPSDPEAGWREYRRRRHGWELELAGFALFLGYDWDEVTGDSDLRTAAE from the coding sequence ATGGACGTTGCTGCTCAGATCACTACCGCCTTCGGCTTCGGCCTGCTTGGGTTGGTGGCCGTTGATATCTACGGCACCATCCTCCATGCACGCGGCCGCTCGGGCCCTGTAAGCGAAGCGCTTACCCGCACGATTTGGCGTTTGGCGCGCGCCGTGGCGTTCCGCCGCTCGCGGGCCGGCCGTCATCGCCTGCTTAACGGCGTAGGTCCGTTGCTGTTACCCGGCCTCGTTACCGGCTTGGTGGTCTTGCTGATCATCGGCTATGCGTTCCTTTACCTGCCGCACATGCCGGCGAGCTTCATCGTCAGTGCAAAGGCGGAAAGCTCGCGCGAGATTGAAGCCGTTTACTTCAGCGGGATCACCTTTACAACCTTGGGGTACGGCGACATCGCCCCGCGCTCGACGGCGATGCGCCTGCTGTCCCTGAGTGAGGCGCTTACCGGCTTTGCCTTTATTTCCCTGGGCGTTACCTACCTCGTCTCCCTCACTGTAGCCCTGGAACGCAAACGCGCGGTGGCCCTTTCCTTCTATCACCAGGCTCGCCAAGGCGCCGATGTCGCCGGCCTGCTCGTGCACCATTTTGTAAACGGCCGCTTTGTCGGGCTTGAATCGCTCTTTGCGAGCGCCGCCCGGGACCTTCAAGGGTTATTGGAAAGCCACATCGAGCACCCGCTTATCCACTACTTCCATCCCACGCAGGTGCACAAAAGTTTGCCTCGAATGCTCTTTCTCGTGCTCGAGGGTTGCGCAGTCACACGGGCCTGCCTGGACAGCCAGGCTTACGAAGATCTTTGCCGTCATCCTGAGCTGCGAACCCTGGAGGAAACCGGCCGCCATGTGCTCTCTGAACTCGCCGTCGCCGTCGGGGTGGGCCGGGGTACGGCCATCGCAGAGGATGAACCCGGCCGCGAGAGCGTGCCCACGACCGAGGAGCCCGCGCGCTGGCGTCACCGTTACGAGGATACCTTGCGCCGGTTAAAAGGTGCGGGTGTTCGCCTTCCTTCCGATCCGGAGGCGGGCTGGCGCGAATACCGCCGTCGTCGTCACGGCTGGGAGTTGGAGTTGGCCGGATTCGCCCTATTCCTGGGGTACGATTGGGATGAGGTGACCGGGGACAGCGACCTCCGGACCGCGGCCGAGTAA